In Cydia splendana chromosome 26, ilCydSple1.2, whole genome shotgun sequence, the following are encoded in one genomic region:
- the LOC134803457 gene encoding grpE protein homolog, mitochondrial translates to MASITAYSVGRLAKYVTESTFRNLRSNLYRSTTRGYSTEENAKEESSEKLPATIEECHKQLETLTGELNTLKAQAKDYEDKYKRALAEGENVRRRMVKQVEDAKSFAIQSFCKDLLDVADTLSVAAESVPESALGEGGAEGAAAALRSLHDGVRLTRAMLTQVFTRHGLVAVSPLREKFDPNLHEALFQQEVEGAEPGTVVAVSKVGYKLHERCVRPALVGVAKGSS, encoded by the exons ATGGCATCAATAACAGCGTATTCAGTGGGCCGACTGGCAAAATACGTGACAGAGTCTACATTCCGGAATTTACGCTCGAATTTGTACAG GAGTACCACCCGCGGGTACAGCACAGAGGAGAACGCCAAAGAGGAGAGCAGTGAGAAGCTGCCGGCCACCATAGAAGAATGCCATAAGCAGCTGGAAACCCTCACCGGAGAGCTCAACACTCTTAAGGCACAAGCCAAAGACTATGAG GACAAATACAAGCGCGCACTCGCGGAGGGTGAGAATGTCCGTCGGCGTATGGTCAAGCAGGTTGAAGACGCCAAGTCCTTCGCCATTCAGAGTTTCTGCAAGGATCTGCTTGAT GTGGCTGACACATTGTCGGTGGCAGCAGAGAGCGTGCCAGAGAGCGCACTGGGCGAGGGCGGCGCTGAAGGCGCGGCCGCCGCATTACGCTCGCTGCACGACGGCGTGCGGCTCACGCGAGCCATGCTCACACAG GTGTTCACTCGGCACGGACTGGTGGCCGTGTCACCTTTGAGAGAGAAATTCGACCCCAACCTCCACGAGGCGCTCTTCCAACAG GAAGTGGAAGGAGCGGAGCCTGGCACAGTGGTCGCGGTCTCCAAAGTGGGTTACAAACTGCACGAGCGCTGCGTGCGGCCCGCCCTCGTCGGCGTGGCTAAAGGCTCCTCCTAG